The genomic interval ATGAAGCCGAGCAGGTTTCCATCATTACCCACCGCCGCGCGGCAGATATTTCCTTCTTCAAACAACTCGTTTGCTTCTTCCAACCCATCTTCCATCGTGGGCCAGGCGTCGGGCCAATGTTCGCGGAAAGCATCTACAAGGAGTTGGGCAGCTTGTTGAATAAATTTCCTGTCGGTGGATTGTGGGGTAATGATGTTCATATTTGATGGCATGTCACTCTGAGCGCCAGCGAAGAGTCTCTGGCGTTATCAGCAGAGATGCTTCGCTACGCTCAGCACGACATACGGCCTACTTCCAAAACTGTGGAAGATATTCTTTGTAACTCGTTAGATAATCGTCAAGTATTTTTCTTGCCGTATCAATGTCTGTAATGACGGGGTCGAGCAGAAGACATTGCAATGCTTTCTCTCGATTTCCTTCCACAACCGAATCAACACACAATTGCGCGACAGTGATTTCGCGGCGACATAATTCTGCGATGGGTTCGGGTAATGCGCCGACGTGGACGGGATGAATCCCCGCGCCGTTGACTTGCACGGGCGTTTCAACGGATGCGCCCAACGGCAAATTGGCAATTTGCCCAACGTTAGGAAGATTCGCGGCGAGGTGATAATGACTTCCCGCGCCAGCGATGTTCTCGATCATTTCCAACGCGCCTTCACTGTCGGTATTTAGCAAGCCTTCGATGGTCGCGTCGCCTTTCGCCATTTCATCGAGGCGATGTAGTTGAAAGCCGCGGACCGATTCGAACAACTCCCAATCGTAGAGGCGGATGTTGTAATGTTCCCAGGGTTTGGTTTGCGAGTCGCTCATCCAGGGGAGGTATTCGCAGAGGTGAGTATCGCCGGGGACGGGGAACAAGCCGAAGGCTGAGAAAATGTCGCGGGTCAGCGGCTCAAACTGCCCGTCGAGTTGAAAGAAGCGTTGTTTGAAGAGCGGATATAAATCCTCGCCCGTGCGTTTGTCGTGCATGGAGAGAATCCACGTGAAGTGATTCAATCCCGCCGCGCGGATGTCAATGAGGGGAACGATCTGCTCGCGCACGCGTTGTTGCAGCGGATGTTGATCCACCGCCGCATGGACGCCCGTGAGCCCTTCGGGGATTTCGATGCCGAGGTCTTTCGCCAACGCAACGCCGACCATCACATAGCCCGCATAAATTTGATGACACAAGCCGACGCTTTTTATTTTGCTGTGACGATTGACCGCGTCGCAAATGCGGATCATCGGATTGGTGAAGTTGACGAACCACGCGTCGGGGCAAGCCTGTTCCATATCGCGCGCGATCTGCATGATGGGACCGATGTTGCGCGCGGCGTGCGCGAAGCCGCCTGGTCCGCCGTTTTCAGCGTAGGGCTGACGCACGCCATATTGAATTGGGATCTCAAAATCGCGTTGCCATAAATTTTCGCGCGCGCCCACTTCGATGGCATTGACGACAAAATTTGAATCGCTCAATGCGTCCAAATGATTCGTGTGCGCGGTGATCGTGAACTGCGAATCCCATTCGCGGTTGAGGCGTTCCGCGAGCCGCTGGACGATGTCGAGAGTGTCCGCGTTGCGATCCACGAGCGCGAGCGTGGAGCCTTTGAGTTTTTGCGAGCGCATGATGGCGGAGAGCGTGTTCTCGCCGAACGATGCCGAGCCTGCGCCGATGACGGTGATCTTGGTGGGGAGGGTCATGTGTGCTCCAATTTCAAGTTTCAGAATAGATCTCTTGTATACATCAGTTTTATTTCGTCGCAAAGTCCATTGAGAAAATCTCTTTTTTTACTGTGACAAAGAGACTTTCGCAAGAGAGAGAACAAAAAGAGACGCGCTGATTATAAATCAGCCGCGCCACTGCTATACTGAACCACGGTCGCTTTCTGCGCTTTGTTCTTACCGCAAAGACCGCAAAGAACGCAAAGTAAATGCCTTTATCTTGGCGCGCTTCGCGGTTCAATTTTCCGTTTTACAAGACCGCAATTTGTGACCGTGCGCGGTATATCTGGTTGACGATCACTGCTCGCGGGCTACTTGTTCACCGATCGTTACTTCCGCGGTCATGCCCCACAACAAGCCTTGAACCTGTTCGTCCAATTCAATCGCGACCTTGAAAACCACATCGCCGCCGACTGTGTTTGCGACAGGCGAGATGGCGATCACCGTTCCGTTAACCGTTTGATTCAACGATTCCACAAATACTGTTGCCGAATCGCCGACGTTCACTTTCGCTATGTCGCGTTCACTCAAATCTGTGGTTTCGACGCGCAGGTCGTTCAACGCGGCAAGTGTGACGGCGACTCGCCCCTGTTCAATGAATTCACCTTGGGCAATATCCACTGAAGCGACAACTCCTTCGAACGGCGCGGCGAGGCTGGTTTGCGCCAAAGCGGCTTGCGCAATTTCCAGCGCGGCTTGAGCTTGCTTTACTTGAATATCCGCGATCTCGATGTATTCCTTGGGCAGTTGCGTCCAAAAAATTTTTCCGTTGCGCTGTTCTTTGATGCGGCCATACCGTTGAAGTTCAGCGTTGATCTGCGCGGAGCGGAGCGCGGCTTCGGCGGCGGTGACGGTGAATTGCAATTCTGGCGCGTCGAGCGTGATCAACACATCACCCGCCTTCACCGAATCGCCTTTTTTTATCAAAACTTCTTTGACCAAGCCCGATGCAACGAATCCCAATTTTGAAACTTGCGCGGGGACGAACACAGCCGAGGCAACGATCGATCCTTGCGCCAACGGCAAGGCGAAAACGCCGCGCATTGGGAGCATACCCATTGCCAAGGCAACGATCAAAACAAAACGAATAACCAAACGAGTTTGCTTCATTCTTGCTCGCTCGCCTGAATTTCCACATCCGCGCTCATGCCCCAGAGCAAGCCTTGCGGCTGGTCGTTGAAGTCGATCGTCACCGTGAAAACCACGTCGCCGCCGAGCGTCGAGCCGATGCGGTCCATGCCGATCACTGCGCCGGCGAATTCTTCGTTCAGCGCCTCGATAAAAATAGAGGCTGAATCGCCGGGCTGTATCCTCGTCACGTCGCGTTCGCTCAGGTCGGTTGTTTCGATGTGAAAACCCGAGAGATCGCCCAGCACGATCACGATCTGCCCCGGCGTGACGATCTCTGCAACGGCAATATCCACATCCACGATCACGCCATCGAACGGCGCGAGGAGCGTGGATTGCGCGTTGAGTGTCGCGTTGGCTGAATCGAGCAACGCTTGCATCCGTTCGACTTCGGCATGGGCTTGATCGAGATGGACTTGATCCGTTTTATTCCGCGTCAAAAATCGGACGTGAGCCTGCGCCGCCTCCAGATTCGCTTCCGCCTCTTTGACCTTTGCTCGCAACAGCGATGCGTCGAGCGCGACCAGCGCATCGCCCGCTTTGACCTCGTCGCCAACCTTGACCTTCACCTCCGCCACTTTGCCGACAGATGGAAACGACAGCCGCGCCTGACGAACAGGGACGATGATTCCCGACGCGTCGATCGCATTTCCGCTTTCCGTTTGTTGATCCGGCGGCGTGTTGCCGCCATCAAGCGCGATGGTGGGAATGGGCGCGGGTGTAGATGCCGAACCGCAGGCTGAAAGAACCCACCCAAGGAGAATGACGATCACAATGAGCGCGTTTCGAGTGCATGAAAGAGGGGCGCTGTTCCGCCGCTCTGCGCGTCGAGTTGATGTTTTCATGTTGTGATCCCGGCGTCTTTCACGATGAGACCGTCTTCCAGCGTGATCACCCGGTTGGCGTAACCGATCACGCGCGGGTCGTGCGTGGCAAACACGAACGTGACGCCGGTCTCTTGATTCAAGCGTTGCATGATATCCATCACTTGTTTGCCGTTCTCGGTATCGAGGTTTGCTGTTGGCTCGTCGGCGAGGATCAGCGTGGGGCGAGTGGCAAGCGCGCGGGCGACGGCGACGCGTTGTTGTTGTCCGCCTGAAAGTTGATCGGGGCGGTGATGGGCGCGGTCAGAGAGTCCAACCGCCTCCAGCATTTCGTTGACGCGCCGCTTGCGGTCTCCGCCTTTGGCGCCGTTCAATAACAATGGCATCTCCACGTTTTCGTAAGCGGTGAGCGTTGGGATGAGCGCGAAAAATTGAAAGACAAACCCGATGGAATGTTTTCGCAGGTCGGCGCGTTGGTTGCGATTCAAGTGCGTGGCGTCCTGCCCGTTGACGAAGACTTGTCCGCTGGTGGGCTGGTCGAGCAAGCCGATGAGTTGAAGCAGGGTGGTTTTGCCCGAGCCCGATGGACCGACGAGGGCAGAGAACTCTCCGCTTGTGATGGAGAGGTTGACGCCGCGCAGGGCGCGCGTTTCCACTTCGCCAATTTTGTAGACGCGCGTCGCGTCGATTACTTTTGTGACTTCCATTTCAGCCTCCCATTCCATGTAACGCTTCGACAGGTTCCATACGCGCGGCGAGCATGGCAGGATATAACGAAGCGGCAAGCGTAATGAGGTATGTGACAATGCCCAGCACAATTGTGTTTTCGAGCGTCAGGTGGGCATAGATGCGATCTTCAAAGAGCACGCCGGTGATTCCGTAGTCGCCGATATAAACTCCATTGACTGTGAAATATGCGACCATTGCGCCGCCGATGAGGAGTCCGCCGATCACGCCGCCGGTGGCGAGCAGGGCGGCTTCAGCGAGGAACTGCGCCATAATGCCGCGCCCCTTCATGCCGATGGCGGCGAGGATGCCGATCTCGCGCTCGCGCTCGAACACCGCCATGACGAGGGTGTTGGTGACGACGGTGGCAGTGATGCCCAGCACGATCAGGTACAACACGATCATAAATGCGCCGGCATAATCCTCGAATTGAGTGATGAATTCATTCTGGTCCTGCCAGGTGAGCGCCTTGTAGAGCGACGATTGTAGCGCCTGCGCCACCGGTTCCGCTTGTTCGTTCTTCTGTAACAGGACAAAAATTGTGCTGGCATGATTTTCTGTCACAGTGAATGCCTGCGCCTTCGAGATCGGCATCAGCACATTGAGTTCGTCGAAACCGGGCGTGCGCGTGGTGAAGATGCCGCGCACGGTGAACAATTGCTCGTCTATATCGCCGTTGGAGGTGTTGACCAGCAGGTTGACCGCGTCGCCGACGACGAGTTTCAATTTTTCGGCGAGGGTGTTGCCGATCATGATGCCCTCGCGGTCGTCAGGATGGATAAATTCACCGTCGAGCAAGCCCTCGCGGAATGGCAGGTTTGCATCCGAAGTCGGGTCGATACCGATGATTTGCACGCCTTTCGATTCATCGCTGAGAGAGAGAATCCCGCTGGCGATCAGGCGCGGCGTGGCGGTGATCACCTCGGGAAGCGTTTTGATCGTTTGCGCCACAGCCTCCGGGTCGGCGATCAGGTCATCCCATTTCAGGCTGATCTTTCCCTCTTCGTAGGATGCGGGTCGAATCTGCAAATGCCCGCTCTGCAAGCGGATGGTGTTATCCAGCG from Candidatus Defluviilinea gracilis carries:
- a CDS encoding efflux RND transporter periplasmic adaptor subunit; translation: MKQTRLVIRFVLIVALAMGMLPMRGVFALPLAQGSIVASAVFVPAQVSKLGFVASGLVKEVLIKKGDSVKAGDVLITLDAPELQFTVTAAEAALRSAQINAELQRYGRIKEQRNGKIFWTQLPKEYIEIADIQVKQAQAALEIAQAALAQTSLAAPFEGVVASVDIAQGEFIEQGRVAVTLAALNDLRVETTDLSERDIAKVNVGDSATVFVESLNQTVNGTVIAISPVANTVGGDVVFKVAIELDEQVQGLLWGMTAEVTIGEQVAREQ
- a CDS encoding efflux RND transporter periplasmic adaptor subunit; the protein is MKTSTRRAERRNSAPLSCTRNALIVIVILLGWVLSACGSASTPAPIPTIALDGGNTPPDQQTESGNAIDASGIIVPVRQARLSFPSVGKVAEVKVKVGDEVKAGDALVALDASLLRAKVKEAEANLEAAQAHVRFLTRNKTDQVHLDQAHAEVERMQALLDSANATLNAQSTLLAPFDGVIVDVDIAVAEIVTPGQIVIVLGDLSGFHIETTDLSERDVTRIQPGDSASIFIEALNEEFAGAVIGMDRIGSTLGGDVVFTVTIDFNDQPQGLLWGMSADVEIQASEQE
- a CDS encoding ABC transporter ATP-binding protein, giving the protein MEVTKVIDATRVYKIGEVETRALRGVNLSITSGEFSALVGPSGSGKTTLLQLIGLLDQPTSGQVFVNGQDATHLNRNQRADLRKHSIGFVFQFFALIPTLTAYENVEMPLLLNGAKGGDRKRRVNEMLEAVGLSDRAHHRPDQLSGGQQQRVAVARALATRPTLILADEPTANLDTENGKQVMDIMQRLNQETGVTFVFATHDPRVIGYANRVITLEDGLIVKDAGITT
- a CDS encoding ABC transporter permease translates to MIQLFKLAYRNIGRNKTRSLLSSLAVAGGMALLLLMVSVLEGEMRGALDNTIRLQSGHLQIRPASYEEGKISLKWDDLIADPEAVAQTIKTLPEVITATPRLIASGILSLSDESKGVQIIGIDPTSDANLPFREGLLDGEFIHPDDREGIMIGNTLAEKLKLVVGDAVNLLVNTSNGDIDEQLFTVRGIFTTRTPGFDELNVLMPISKAQAFTVTENHASTIFVLLQKNEQAEPVAQALQSSLYKALTWQDQNEFITQFEDYAGAFMIVLYLIVLGITATVVTNTLVMAVFEREREIGILAAIGMKGRGIMAQFLAEAALLATGGVIGGLLIGGAMVAYFTVNGVYIGDYGITGVLFEDRIYAHLTLENTIVLGIVTYLITLAASLYPAMLAARMEPVEALHGMGG